The following are encoded in a window of Arthrobacter antioxidans genomic DNA:
- a CDS encoding alpha/beta fold hydrolase, translating to MTGVVTGTSGYAQSGAVRIWYESIPPVAAEKGVVLLNSSLGVGSLFWPPAFLRGLSAAGYRVVRYDHRGTGASSWMTGWSRKRPYSLIDMASDAIAILDELRIDRVHLIGLSLGGFVAQEVAIAHPERVRSLTLMSTSADPTDASMPGPRTWSLIRSAIGALPLLRYRLLGGETNLVKEFLAGLVARSGDEPVDVEEWTRIILYDLRERNGLNLRAVLQHQVAVAVTRSRYQLLAGVTVPTLVIHGSADAFLPIEHGYRLAAAIPSAGGLWLEGAGHPFPYPDMPSVAAAVTSHLDAATARLSGPRDGRAHSNARASDT from the coding sequence GTGACCGGAGTCGTCACCGGCACATCGGGGTACGCCCAGTCCGGCGCGGTCCGGATCTGGTACGAGTCCATCCCTCCCGTCGCTGCGGAGAAGGGTGTCGTATTGCTCAACTCCTCCCTCGGTGTGGGCTCGTTGTTCTGGCCGCCTGCGTTCCTGCGCGGTTTGTCGGCGGCGGGCTATCGCGTGGTTCGGTATGACCATCGGGGCACCGGCGCGTCCAGCTGGATGACGGGCTGGAGCCGGAAGCGCCCGTACTCGTTGATCGACATGGCGAGCGATGCGATCGCCATCCTCGACGAGCTGCGCATCGACCGCGTTCACCTGATCGGGCTTTCCCTTGGAGGGTTCGTCGCCCAGGAAGTCGCGATCGCGCACCCCGAACGTGTCCGCTCCCTCACCCTCATGTCGACCTCGGCGGACCCGACCGACGCTTCGATGCCCGGACCTCGGACCTGGTCGCTGATTCGATCTGCGATAGGCGCCTTGCCGCTCCTGCGGTACCGCCTGCTCGGCGGCGAGACGAATCTCGTGAAGGAATTCCTCGCGGGACTGGTCGCGCGCAGCGGAGATGAACCTGTGGATGTGGAGGAGTGGACCAGGATCATCCTCTATGACCTGCGGGAACGGAACGGGCTGAACCTCCGCGCAGTGCTGCAGCACCAGGTTGCTGTTGCTGTGACTCGCTCCCGATACCAACTGCTGGCCGGCGTAACGGTGCCTACCCTCGTGATACACGGGTCTGCCGATGCGTTCCTGCCGATCGAGCACGGCTACCGACTCGCCGCAGCCATTCCTTCCGCCGGCGGCCTTTGGTTGGAAGGCGCTGGTCACCCGTTCCCCTACCCTGACATGCCGAGTGTGGCGGCCGCGGTCACGAGCCACCTCGACGCCGCTACTGCGCGCCTCTCCGGACCGCGGGACGGTCGCGCCCACAGTAACGCACGAGCAAGCGATACATGA
- a CDS encoding ABC transporter permease subunit encodes MSRILPVFRRSIGDSWRSLLGWSLGVAAALLLYLPLFPSIGGNGEMQQIIDSLPPELVKTLGYEQIASGPGYVQSTFYGLIGFLLLVIAAVSWGSSAIAGAEESGQLELTLAHGVSRTQVALESALSVIVRLAWLGLLAAAIVVMLIEPAELAIDPPNAVGTSAALVGLAALSGGFALLIGAVTGRRILAIGAGAGIAILAYVGNAIANQATGAQWLRAVSPYSWAYRDQPLTDGTDWAGLLLLWGVSTVLVLLATLALRRRDVIG; translated from the coding sequence ATGTCTAGGATCCTGCCGGTCTTCCGCCGTTCGATCGGCGACTCATGGCGTTCACTCCTCGGGTGGAGTCTTGGGGTCGCCGCCGCGCTACTGCTGTACCTGCCCCTGTTTCCGAGCATCGGCGGCAACGGTGAGATGCAACAAATCATTGACAGTCTCCCGCCCGAACTCGTGAAAACTCTCGGCTACGAGCAGATCGCGTCAGGCCCGGGGTACGTACAGAGCACGTTCTACGGGCTCATCGGATTCCTGCTGCTGGTTATTGCCGCGGTGTCCTGGGGTTCGTCAGCGATTGCCGGCGCCGAGGAGTCGGGCCAGCTCGAGCTCACCCTCGCGCACGGGGTCAGCCGCACGCAGGTCGCACTCGAGTCGGCACTGTCGGTCATCGTGCGCCTGGCCTGGCTCGGGCTGCTCGCCGCGGCGATCGTGGTCATGCTCATCGAACCAGCCGAACTGGCCATCGACCCGCCTAACGCGGTGGGCACCTCAGCGGCGCTTGTCGGACTCGCAGCCTTGTCGGGCGGGTTCGCCCTTCTCATCGGCGCCGTCACCGGCCGGCGGATTCTCGCCATAGGGGCCGGCGCCGGCATCGCCATCCTTGCATACGTGGGAAACGCCATAGCGAACCAGGCGACAGGCGCACAATGGCTCCGCGCGGTCTCACCGTACTCGTGGGCGTACCGTGACCAGCCGCTTACCGATGGCACCGACTGGGCAGGGCTTCTGCTCCTATGGGGGGTGAGCACGGTTCTGGTCCTCCTGGCGACGCTGGCGCTCCGACGACGCGACGTCATCGGATGA
- a CDS encoding ABC transporter ATP-binding protein — MIPVIQTIELTKRYGAHQALHTLDLDVAPGAVFGLIGPNGAGKTTTLRILLDIIRPTSGSVRILGTTPGEGGPALRRRIGYIPGELRLEGRLRGRQLLRHLAEISGPVPPGTIDHLADRLGVDLGRQVRTLSKGNKQKLGLIQAFMHHPELLVLDEPTSGLDPLVQRTFLEMVREARDAGQTVLLSSHVLSEIQQTADEVAVLSGGRIVAQGRVDSLRLSSIRHVRAGVDGTSLALLRQDLEKLPGLSDVTVTGNGGGVARLAAKVDGGIDPFVKLLARHRVVDLTVEEPDLEESVLQLYGSGGVEEATHV; from the coding sequence ATGATTCCTGTTATCCAGACCATCGAACTGACCAAACGCTACGGCGCGCATCAAGCACTCCATACACTCGACCTCGACGTGGCACCGGGGGCGGTGTTCGGCCTGATCGGCCCGAACGGGGCCGGCAAGACCACGACTCTGCGCATCCTGCTCGACATCATCCGGCCGACGTCCGGATCCGTGAGAATTCTCGGCACCACGCCCGGCGAGGGCGGCCCGGCATTGCGGCGGCGTATCGGCTACATTCCCGGGGAACTGCGGCTCGAGGGACGCCTCCGGGGCCGGCAACTCCTCAGGCATCTCGCCGAGATCAGCGGTCCAGTCCCACCGGGGACGATCGATCACCTCGCCGACCGGCTTGGCGTGGATCTCGGCCGGCAGGTCCGTACGCTCTCGAAGGGCAATAAGCAGAAGCTCGGACTCATCCAGGCGTTCATGCACCACCCTGAACTCCTGGTGCTCGACGAGCCGACGAGCGGGCTCGACCCCCTCGTGCAACGCACCTTCCTCGAAATGGTGCGCGAGGCGCGCGACGCCGGCCAGACGGTTCTGCTCAGCTCGCACGTCCTCAGCGAGATCCAGCAGACCGCCGACGAGGTCGCAGTGCTCAGCGGTGGCCGCATCGTCGCACAGGGTCGCGTCGACTCGCTCCGCCTTAGCAGCATCCGGCATGTGCGGGCGGGCGTCGACGGGACCTCCCTCGCGCTTCTGCGTCAGGACCTCGAGAAGCTGCCCGGACTCAGCGACGTAACCGTCACCGGTAACGGAGGCGGCGTCGCACGTCTCGCGGCGAAAGTCGACGGCGGCATCGACCCGTTCGTGAAGCTGCTGGCCCGACACCGGGTCGTCGACCTCACAGTTGAAGAACCGGACCTCGAGGAGTCCGTACTCCAGCTTTATGGTTCCGGCGGCGTCGAGGAGGCCACCCATGTCTAG
- a CDS encoding TetR/AcrR family transcriptional regulator: MRSVSEDLTTRARIRDAAVDLFGREGFGTTTVRAIAGAADVSPGLVLHHFGSKDGLRQACDRYVVDEFIGRKDELTRDATSAIARWLADIDRFHPLIDYLARMLASGTAAADELFDALLTGTSRMLDEQITAGIMREPEDRSILALYLTLHGLAPLVMRRQVTRGLGLDQLSEEGIRRSTIPILDLYTHGLYSDDRMLVAAREALTRTSGPRSDKGENDPNQDPDPPRPRRS, encoded by the coding sequence ATGCGTTCAGTATCCGAGGACCTGACCACCCGCGCGCGGATACGCGACGCGGCGGTGGATCTCTTCGGGCGCGAAGGTTTCGGCACAACAACTGTTCGTGCGATTGCCGGTGCGGCGGATGTCAGCCCTGGGCTCGTGCTGCATCATTTCGGCTCGAAGGATGGACTGCGTCAGGCGTGCGACCGCTACGTGGTGGACGAGTTCATCGGCCGGAAGGACGAACTGACTCGCGACGCGACCTCGGCAATCGCTCGCTGGCTTGCTGACATTGATCGGTTTCATCCGCTGATCGATTACCTCGCCCGCATGCTGGCCTCGGGAACAGCTGCCGCGGATGAGCTTTTCGACGCACTGCTCACCGGTACGTCCCGGATGCTGGACGAGCAGATCACCGCAGGCATCATGCGGGAGCCCGAAGACCGCAGCATCCTCGCGCTGTATCTCACGCTGCACGGCTTGGCCCCACTGGTGATGCGTCGGCAGGTCACCCGGGGTCTTGGCCTCGACCAACTGAGCGAAGAAGGCATCCGTCGATCGACGATCCCGATTCTCGATCTCTACACGCACGGTCTCTACTCCGACGATCGGATGCTCGTCGCGGCACGCGAGGCACTGACCAGGACGAGTGGACCTCGCTCCGATAAAGGGGAGAACGACCCGAATCAGGACCCGGACCCGCCGCGCCCCCGCCGGTCCTGA
- a CDS encoding beta-ketoacyl-[acyl-carrier-protein] synthase family protein, producing MVASALGVVVTGMGAMTPVGGTVVQTWDSLIAGRSGIAALDQPWAQELPVRIAGRVTTDPAVSLTTREYRRMDRCGHLALVASREAWDQAGRPAVEPDRLAVVIGSGYGGLGTVLSQVRTLDAGGSRRVSPHTLTQIMVNGPSAWVSIDIGAQGGARTPVSACASGAEAIAQGVEMISSGAVDVVVAGGVDACVNDLAISGFAQLRALSTSQGDPAAASRPFDRDRNGFVMAEGAGIIVLEREDFARARGAEILGRISGAAVTSDAGDIVAADPVIQQRVMQKALMAAGLAGSDIDFVHAHATSTPVGDLLEAGAISAVVGNDVPITSTKSMTGHLLGGAGTLGAIATIEALRTGLLPGTLNFENPDPGISLNVIDRTTRCAGSTAAITNAFGFGGHSTALVITAA from the coding sequence GTGGTTGCGAGTGCGCTTGGGGTGGTGGTGACCGGGATGGGTGCGATGACGCCCGTCGGAGGTACCGTCGTGCAGACATGGGACAGCCTCATCGCGGGTCGGTCGGGAATTGCAGCCCTGGACCAGCCGTGGGCGCAGGAACTGCCGGTGCGAATCGCCGGGCGCGTGACGACCGATCCCGCCGTGTCGCTGACCACGAGGGAGTACCGACGGATGGATCGCTGCGGGCACCTTGCACTGGTCGCATCGCGGGAGGCCTGGGACCAGGCGGGTCGGCCGGCTGTCGAGCCTGACAGGCTAGCTGTCGTCATCGGGTCCGGCTATGGAGGTCTGGGTACAGTGTTGTCTCAGGTACGGACCCTGGATGCCGGAGGCTCCCGCCGGGTTTCTCCTCACACGCTGACGCAGATCATGGTCAATGGTCCTTCGGCGTGGGTTTCGATTGACATCGGCGCGCAAGGAGGCGCCCGAACGCCGGTGAGTGCCTGTGCCTCCGGGGCTGAAGCGATCGCCCAGGGAGTCGAAATGATCAGCTCAGGAGCTGTCGACGTCGTCGTGGCCGGGGGAGTGGATGCCTGCGTTAACGACCTTGCGATCAGCGGTTTCGCTCAGCTCCGGGCCCTGTCAACGAGTCAGGGCGACCCGGCCGCGGCTTCACGGCCTTTCGACCGAGACCGGAATGGGTTCGTGATGGCCGAGGGTGCCGGCATCATCGTTCTCGAGCGGGAGGATTTCGCCCGGGCGCGGGGAGCCGAAATCCTCGGTCGGATCTCCGGGGCTGCCGTCACCTCCGATGCCGGGGACATCGTGGCCGCGGACCCGGTCATCCAGCAGCGGGTGATGCAAAAGGCTCTCATGGCGGCAGGGCTTGCAGGGTCGGACATCGACTTCGTCCACGCCCACGCCACGTCCACCCCCGTCGGTGACCTTCTCGAGGCGGGTGCGATCAGTGCGGTGGTCGGCAATGACGTGCCGATAACTTCCACCAAATCTATGACAGGGCACCTGTTAGGAGGAGCCGGGACGCTCGGTGCCATCGCGACCATCGAGGCTCTCCGGACGGGACTACTGCCTGGCACCCTGAACTTCGAGAACCCCGACCCGGGGATCAGCCTCAACGTCATCGACAGGACGACCAGATGTGCCGGCTCCACAGCTGCCATCACCAACGCCTTCGGATTCGGTGGCCACAGCACTGCCCTCGTCATCACCGCTGCCTAG
- a CDS encoding CPBP family intramembrane glutamic endopeptidase produces the protein MITPTNPASTTSPTNQPSVVRGRAWVPFLIGFGLLWGTLALLGEWDATGRWGIPILTVVVLVAVVVDRVAQRTPWRATIRHLGLGLPAWRAVTLASVVSALVLLVFPITRIVTGADLELVIDWPWILIGLFAFHGLAEELVWRGYAFRRLRLGRSFSRTVLWTMPLVAAAHIPILLQSGPAVGIGALLVAAVTSVPLAYLYETGGGTIWAPALVHTAIDSFKLVVLPASAVLTFSLLLVMVSLAIPLLALVVPRRVLSCRLAPPSLTAAEHLRLPRTGRRAGKKASRHDG, from the coding sequence GTGATCACTCCGACCAACCCTGCCTCGACGACGTCGCCGACGAATCAGCCGAGTGTCGTGCGCGGCCGTGCTTGGGTCCCATTCCTGATCGGGTTCGGTTTGCTGTGGGGCACGCTCGCACTGCTCGGCGAATGGGATGCCACCGGACGGTGGGGCATCCCGATCCTGACGGTCGTCGTGCTCGTTGCTGTAGTGGTGGATCGGGTGGCCCAGCGGACACCGTGGCGCGCGACGATCCGGCACCTCGGTCTGGGACTGCCCGCCTGGCGTGCCGTCACACTCGCCTCGGTGGTGTCCGCGCTGGTGTTGCTCGTCTTTCCGATCACCAGAATCGTCACGGGGGCCGACCTCGAGCTCGTCATCGACTGGCCCTGGATCCTGATCGGACTATTCGCCTTTCACGGCCTCGCGGAAGAACTCGTCTGGCGTGGATACGCTTTTCGCCGATTGCGGCTAGGACGCTCCTTCTCGCGCACCGTTCTCTGGACGATGCCCTTGGTGGCCGCGGCCCACATACCGATACTCCTGCAAAGCGGACCCGCCGTTGGGATCGGGGCACTGCTCGTCGCCGCAGTCACCTCGGTCCCGCTGGCATACCTCTATGAGACGGGAGGCGGCACGATCTGGGCGCCCGCGCTCGTCCATACCGCCATCGACAGTTTCAAACTGGTCGTCTTGCCGGCATCGGCGGTTTTGACGTTCTCGTTGCTTCTCGTCATGGTCAGCCTGGCTATACCCCTTCTCGCCCTGGTGGTCCCGCGGAGAGTCCTCTCATGTCGTTTGGCGCCACCTTCGCTGACTGCTGCTGAGCACCTGCGCCTTCCACGGACCGGCCGCAGAGCCGGGAAAAAAGCGTCTCGCCATGACGGGTGA
- a CDS encoding M28 family peptidase, producing the protein MTATSQRQSVPLTPPQQPRRGRAVVLAAAAVAASALVSILAITPQPPAPGDAPATVFSAARAMAHVQHISRAPRTIGSAAHAETQDYLVGSLTSSDWQVGIQRTVGFTDWGTTGTHRLAEVANVVATLPGSAPSGTVVLAAHYDTVSGSPGAADDGAGVAAVLETARALSEGPGQTRNDVVVLLSDGEEAGLLGAEAFVREHAKTLGPTVVLNHEARGVGGTPITFRITSPNEDLLEALSSLTGVLVDSSTEATFEALPNDSDFRHFSDAGWHGMDTALVAGGAFYHSPLDDASRLSTASLQQMGQTTLALARTLIDVDLASLQEGGEERVTTLPWGLLHYPATLDVPLAAGTTALVLALVLVARRRRTLTLPRTALAAAVAAVGLVAAGGAGLAVWQIALIIDPAQASAVVGDPYQPVPYQAAMLLAAVGVAIAVLGPARRRLGGTALALGSLVLLAASGLLLALLLAGMSMGIVLPTLCVTIAVGLAAALPRRWSTASDGILLLGLMAATVLVAPGIWVGFDVGLGLGGPVSAVFLGLLLLLALPLVDALRPVRRSPRRWSWRATAVPGMALTLATAVGALGLALNREDATPSRQESVSYVLAADTGEGHWISSAPRRSEWSQALLPAGPAALETAAPWTDGADLVYGPAPSAPGLTGPAVEVLDERTRGGLRELTLRLSSTRGAPTVGLWIDSRSARVREATVAGRDLPVRGASGSWDFGFQYTGSAPAGVIVRLILEPRSTDVTVRIADRSDDLHGAPELALPADRVLVTPYVFVTQEMTL; encoded by the coding sequence ATGACCGCGACATCGCAGAGGCAAAGTGTCCCGCTGACCCCACCACAACAGCCCCGGCGCGGGCGCGCGGTGGTCCTTGCCGCCGCTGCGGTTGCAGCAAGTGCTCTGGTCTCCATCCTGGCCATTACTCCTCAGCCGCCGGCGCCCGGCGACGCGCCCGCCACGGTGTTCAGCGCTGCACGGGCCATGGCCCATGTGCAGCACATCAGCCGGGCACCGAGGACCATCGGCTCGGCGGCACACGCCGAGACCCAGGACTATCTCGTCGGGTCCCTCACGTCCTCCGACTGGCAGGTCGGGATCCAGCGCACCGTCGGCTTCACCGACTGGGGCACCACTGGCACTCATCGACTTGCCGAGGTCGCCAATGTCGTCGCTACCCTCCCCGGGTCAGCGCCCAGCGGCACGGTGGTCCTCGCGGCGCATTACGACACGGTGTCGGGCTCACCCGGCGCCGCGGACGACGGGGCGGGCGTCGCCGCCGTCCTGGAAACTGCCCGAGCGCTCAGTGAGGGTCCAGGACAGACCCGCAACGACGTCGTCGTCCTGCTGAGCGACGGCGAGGAGGCCGGTCTCCTCGGGGCCGAAGCCTTCGTCCGGGAACACGCGAAAACGCTGGGTCCGACGGTCGTGTTGAACCACGAGGCCCGCGGCGTGGGCGGGACGCCGATAACGTTCCGCATCACCTCACCCAACGAAGACCTCCTGGAGGCCCTTTCCTCGCTGACGGGGGTGCTCGTCGACTCCAGCACGGAGGCGACCTTCGAGGCGCTGCCCAACGATTCGGACTTCAGGCACTTCAGCGACGCCGGATGGCACGGCATGGACACGGCCCTCGTGGCCGGTGGAGCCTTCTACCACTCACCCCTGGACGACGCGTCACGTCTTTCCACGGCCTCATTGCAACAGATGGGACAGACCACCCTTGCGCTGGCGCGAACACTCATCGACGTCGACCTCGCGTCGCTGCAGGAGGGAGGAGAAGAGCGGGTCACCACTCTGCCCTGGGGCCTCCTGCACTACCCTGCCACCCTCGACGTGCCGCTGGCAGCCGGCACCACCGCACTGGTGCTCGCGCTCGTCCTGGTGGCGCGACGGCGGAGAACACTGACACTTCCGCGGACCGCCCTGGCCGCCGCCGTCGCCGCCGTCGGTCTGGTCGCAGCCGGAGGTGCCGGCCTCGCCGTGTGGCAGATCGCGCTGATCATCGATCCCGCGCAGGCTTCCGCCGTCGTGGGCGACCCCTACCAGCCGGTGCCCTACCAGGCTGCCATGCTGCTAGCTGCGGTCGGCGTAGCAATCGCCGTTCTCGGGCCGGCACGGAGGCGTCTGGGCGGGACTGCCCTCGCCCTCGGGTCCCTCGTCCTCCTCGCTGCAAGCGGTCTGCTTCTCGCACTGTTACTGGCGGGTATGTCGATGGGGATCGTGCTCCCCACGCTGTGCGTGACGATTGCCGTCGGGCTTGCCGCAGCGCTGCCCCGACGATGGTCTACCGCTTCCGACGGCATCCTGCTTCTCGGCCTGATGGCTGCGACGGTCCTGGTCGCCCCCGGCATCTGGGTCGGCTTCGACGTCGGCCTTGGCCTCGGTGGGCCGGTGAGTGCCGTCTTCCTAGGGTTGCTGCTGCTGCTCGCACTGCCGCTGGTGGACGCCCTGCGGCCCGTACGAAGGAGCCCGCGCCGGTGGTCCTGGCGAGCCACGGCCGTCCCCGGCATGGCACTGACGCTCGCGACCGCCGTCGGGGCCCTCGGCCTGGCACTCAACCGGGAGGACGCAACACCTTCACGGCAGGAATCCGTCTCCTACGTGCTGGCCGCCGATACGGGCGAGGGCCACTGGATCTCATCGGCGCCCCGCCGTTCCGAGTGGAGTCAGGCGCTACTACCCGCCGGCCCCGCGGCGCTGGAGACGGCGGCACCGTGGACGGACGGGGCCGACCTCGTATATGGACCCGCCCCCTCCGCTCCGGGCCTCACCGGACCCGCGGTGGAGGTGCTCGACGAGCGCACGCGAGGCGGGCTGCGTGAACTGACCCTTCGCCTGTCCTCCACACGAGGGGCGCCGACGGTCGGCCTGTGGATCGACTCCCGCAGCGCCAGAGTGCGGGAGGCCACGGTGGCCGGACGCGACCTCCCCGTCCGGGGAGCCTCGGGTTCCTGGGACTTCGGATTCCAGTACACAGGCAGCGCACCAGCCGGCGTAATCGTCCGACTGATTCTCGAGCCGCGCTCGACAGACGTTACCGTCAGAATCGCTGACCGCAGCGACGACCTGCACGGCGCTCCCGAGCTCGCACTACCGGCCGACAGGGTGCTCGTCACACCGTACGTGTTCGTCACCCAGGAGATGACCCTGTAA
- a CDS encoding helix-turn-helix transcriptional regulator has product MASEQTSGMPRPVLAGKLTPPWTRPRAVTRVRLLEQLADPPPTPLTVVVAPAGWGKTTVLAQWASEVVHRPIAWVTLDEGDDDPVRFWTYVAMALDSCRPGLGRSALAALAVPQLPPVQVAVPALLNALMADGGDYVLVLDDYHVIDAREIHEGLEFALAYLPANIHVVLSARADPALPLARFRARGQLTEIRAAELAFTADEATGLVTEVSDALISEGDVAQLVDRTEGWAAGLHLAALTLRGATDPARRVALISGDDRHILDYLSGEVLGRLEEEHRRFLVELSPLDRLGGDLCDAALGCTGSAQLLEESERSGLFLTALDDRREWYRCHRLFRESLRRELEATAPGRASQVLAAAARWWQDHGDPEAAARALLDAGHQEQAAELILDADDELIGAGGSTALLALADRLERPLVDANPRLAIAMAAAAGFSGQFERVDDLLGVAEAALAVDGRAPRGWSSAQGAIGALRVTFGSTAGAASVLEAQEAARRENNPALPGYVIARLTLGLVLLGMGEVDDAIPVLHEASRQASSLELPAFTSLIAAGLLATALLDGSRTEDARAVVQASARAADALEAVLGDAAGEATALLRTAEGRLAHDDGEPLVACAILEHAARLARAAAHPSQTTRVLVTLADARLAVGDRPAARAALTEAREVAETEWVFPATRRRLLVAEDRIGRGAARAAHRRGALAEELTERELSVLRALQGSLSQREIGRELFLSINTVKGYTKSLYRKLDVVSRADAVSRGRELGLI; this is encoded by the coding sequence ATGGCGAGCGAACAGACGTCGGGCATGCCGAGACCTGTTCTGGCCGGCAAGCTGACCCCACCCTGGACCCGACCGCGTGCCGTCACCCGCGTCAGGCTGCTCGAGCAGTTGGCCGACCCTCCACCGACACCGCTGACCGTCGTTGTTGCGCCGGCTGGCTGGGGCAAGACCACCGTCCTGGCCCAGTGGGCGTCCGAGGTGGTTCACCGGCCCATTGCGTGGGTGACCCTCGACGAGGGTGACGATGATCCAGTGCGCTTCTGGACCTACGTCGCTATGGCGCTGGACAGCTGTCGGCCGGGGCTTGGTAGATCCGCGTTGGCGGCGCTGGCGGTGCCACAACTTCCCCCCGTTCAGGTGGCAGTGCCCGCTCTACTCAACGCCCTCATGGCGGACGGCGGGGACTACGTCCTGGTGCTCGACGACTACCACGTGATCGACGCCCGTGAGATCCACGAGGGTCTGGAATTCGCCCTGGCCTACCTGCCGGCGAACATCCATGTCGTTCTGTCCGCGCGCGCTGACCCGGCGCTCCCGTTGGCCCGTTTCCGTGCCCGCGGTCAGCTTACGGAGATCCGCGCCGCGGAGCTGGCATTCACGGCCGACGAGGCCACTGGGCTCGTGACCGAGGTCAGCGACGCGTTGATCAGCGAGGGTGACGTGGCGCAGCTGGTTGACCGCACGGAGGGCTGGGCCGCCGGCCTCCACCTCGCAGCATTGACGCTTCGCGGCGCAACGGATCCTGCCCGGCGGGTTGCCCTCATCAGCGGCGACGACCGCCACATCCTCGACTACCTGAGCGGTGAGGTCCTTGGCCGGCTGGAAGAGGAGCACCGCCGGTTCCTGGTCGAGCTCTCGCCCCTGGACCGGCTGGGCGGCGACCTGTGCGATGCCGCGCTGGGTTGCACAGGGTCGGCTCAACTGCTGGAGGAATCGGAGCGGTCCGGGCTGTTCCTGACCGCCCTCGACGACAGACGCGAGTGGTATCGGTGCCATCGTCTGTTCCGGGAGAGTCTGCGCCGGGAGCTCGAAGCTACGGCACCCGGTCGGGCGTCGCAGGTCCTGGCCGCCGCGGCCCGGTGGTGGCAGGACCACGGCGATCCGGAGGCGGCCGCGCGGGCCCTGTTGGATGCTGGCCACCAGGAGCAAGCTGCCGAGCTCATCCTGGACGCCGATGACGAGCTCATCGGCGCCGGCGGGTCGACAGCACTGTTGGCATTGGCGGACCGGCTTGAGCGCCCACTCGTTGATGCCAACCCGCGGCTGGCAATTGCGATGGCGGCCGCCGCGGGCTTCAGCGGGCAGTTCGAGCGGGTGGACGACCTGCTGGGCGTCGCGGAAGCCGCCCTGGCGGTGGATGGTCGTGCACCGAGAGGGTGGTCGAGTGCACAGGGGGCCATCGGTGCGCTCCGCGTGACATTCGGGTCCACGGCCGGCGCCGCGTCAGTCCTCGAGGCACAGGAGGCAGCGCGCCGCGAGAACAACCCCGCCCTGCCGGGCTACGTCATCGCCAGACTGACCCTGGGGCTGGTGCTGCTCGGGATGGGTGAGGTCGACGACGCGATACCAGTTCTTCACGAGGCATCGCGTCAGGCCTCCTCACTCGAACTCCCGGCCTTCACCTCCCTGATCGCGGCCGGACTGCTGGCCACAGCACTGCTCGACGGGAGCCGGACCGAGGATGCTCGGGCCGTGGTCCAGGCGTCAGCCCGGGCCGCCGACGCCCTGGAAGCTGTCCTCGGCGACGCAGCTGGGGAGGCGACAGCTCTCCTTCGCACGGCCGAGGGACGACTCGCTCATGACGACGGCGAGCCGTTGGTGGCATGCGCGATCCTGGAGCACGCCGCACGGCTGGCCCGGGCCGCCGCGCACCCGTCGCAGACCACCCGGGTCCTGGTGACCCTTGCCGACGCGCGACTGGCGGTCGGTGACCGACCGGCAGCGCGCGCCGCGCTCACCGAGGCAAGGGAGGTCGCCGAGACCGAATGGGTCTTCCCAGCGACGCGGCGACGCCTGCTGGTGGCCGAGGATCGGATCGGCCGGGGTGCTGCCCGGGCGGCCCACCGACGCGGTGCCTTGGCCGAGGAACTCACCGAGCGGGAACTATCCGTACTCCGCGCCCTGCAGGGCAGCCTCTCCCAACGTGAGATCGGCCGTGAGCTCTTCCTGTCCATCAACACCGTCAAGGGATACACGAAGTCGCTCTACCGGAAGCTCGACGTGGTGTCCCGCGCGGACGCCGTCTCTCGCGGTCGCGAGCTCGGCCTGATCTGA
- the arr gene encoding NAD(+)--rifampin ADP-ribosyltransferase, whose product MFRPLEEGPFFHGTVADLKVGDLLTAGHRSNYRPEIVMNHVYFTALADGAGLAAEIAADLAEGCAATPRVYVVEPTGVFEDDPNVTNKKFPGNPTRSYRSSDSLRIVGEITEWTRLTPEQLQTWRERLSVLLLSERGEIIN is encoded by the coding sequence ATGTTCAGACCGCTCGAGGAGGGCCCGTTTTTTCACGGCACGGTCGCGGATCTGAAGGTGGGGGATCTACTCACAGCGGGCCACCGATCGAACTACCGCCCCGAGATCGTCATGAACCACGTGTACTTCACAGCTCTTGCCGACGGAGCCGGCCTCGCAGCGGAGATCGCCGCGGACCTCGCAGAGGGTTGCGCTGCCACTCCACGGGTGTATGTGGTCGAACCCACCGGAGTGTTCGAGGACGACCCGAACGTGACCAACAAGAAGTTCCCGGGTAACCCCACCCGGTCGTACCGCAGCAGCGACTCGCTGCGGATTGTCGGCGAGATCACCGAGTGGACGCGACTGACACCCGAGCAGCTGCAGACATGGCGGGAACGGCTGTCAGTGCTTCTCTTGAGCGAGAGAGGCGAGATCATCAACTGA